The genome window GTGTtcatggttggttatttttagAGACCAAACCATAACTATTTGTAAACCATTTTAATGGATTAAATTTATAATGATAACCACATTTCAATCAAAACCGATTATGAATTTGATTATGGTTACATAACttgtttcttttaaaaatttcttaaaatcatttttcaaattgattatttataaatttagatAAAACActgattttttttagtttaaaatctgattattttttaaaatcgattgttattatttgtaagaCTGGTTTTTTaggtcaatttttaaaaaaaaaaattgttttcaagtgactattaaactttaaatgatttAAAAGAACTCAAATTTAAATGCTGACTAAAACAATTAATGATTTGATTTTTGTTAGCTTCGAATTACGATTACAGTTAAACTAATATCATACAATCCAACTCACTTTACAAAATTTAGGCTACGTTTGGATACACTAAAGCGAATAGACCGGAATGAAGCGGAATAGAATGaaataaatatgtcattttattgTTTGATTACTTCATGATAGAACTTAACATTTTtctcattccgcccaaatcggaagataaaaaaaagaatgaaatacATTCCATCACGTCCCacttcatttaatttatttttaattaattcaaacaatgaaatataaatttatatcattCCATTTAGCGTTGCTatgttccatcaatccaaatataACCTTAGAGAACATTCCATTCAAAATAACATTAAGACTAAATTCTTCACCCAAACAACCACAAATtggaacatgtttttaaattttttccccTTTTTTATCCACTGCTTAATCACGGCTGAATTAGAGTTAGTGGGATTTGAGGTAAGGATCCTCTATCTTTATGGAGGGAAATGTAGAGTGACTTTagacaaaaatataaatatgacAAATGAGAGATGATATCTATTTTGGAGGGACAAAAATGTGATAATGAGATAGATAGAGAGAAATTTAGAGGGAAAAATGTGataaagagagagatagagataaaGTTAGAAAAAGGTAAAGAATCCAATTTTCTAGTATTTGGCATTTGGAAGCTCAAACTTACCGTTAATTTTATTATCTCTTTCTAAAAACTAACCAAATATatcctaagagtgtgtttggatgaagtaattgaaaattttaaaggaatttaaatttcaaagtaatttaaatgattcaattgaaatttattcatttttaaattattttgtttggatgaagtattaagataatttcttgttagaattttggggtcattttttataaaatttaaatgttttggaccaaataaaaaattgaaaaccaGGGACAAatgtgcaatttttaaaaatttggaggaccaaattgtaaaatttaaaaatgattaaggaccaatttgtaatttttgaagTCAATTTtacaattttggaaaatatgaggactaaTTTGCAAaacttgaagaaataatagtaacaaatacattctatggagtctgagaggaatttcaaattctttggtttttggtatcatttcaaaatgattaaatttaacttagataaaatactccataaatttctatcattttaacaattcttcattttttgtatccaaataataaattttgtgcaaatcattttaaattccttcaaaacattacattacttCATTAAAATgattcatccaaacacattctaaaaaaattgttaaatGAATTTGAGGTGCAATACAATACGCTTATTTGATATTCAAAGATATAACAATAAAACTGATAAAGACCCattttcaaaactacataagatttaattgataaattttgttaaaatatttttatcctattttaaaaatattttattcacttatATTATTTTcagtattattaaaatattttaccaAACAACTTTTAAATGTGTGCGTGTGTGAGGTCTAGCGGTGAAtcgcttgggtcttgagagtgtgcttctctcaaggtctcaggttcgaaacccgctagacacaaattgcttattaaaaaaaaaaacaacttttaaatataaaatcCCAAACAACTTAAATTTACttttaaaacttttatttttagttttaggtttcaaaaaacttttaaatatagatcaataaattttaaatataaaatcacAAACAACTTAAGTTTACttttaaaacttttatttttagttttaggtTTCAAAAAACTTTTAAATATAGATCAATAAAAGATTAGTCAAACACAATTTACTCTAAAAAGAAAACGAATAATGGACTTCGGCCCAAAAATAAATATACTTAGGCCCAAAATATCCAAGCCCTAGCTTTTATCACCTATATATGTTGTTTAAGTTTCATCTCAGACTCATTTTTTGCAGGGAACGAAAACGCGCCGTCGCCATGGGGAGAAGTAAGTTCTTCTCACCTTTCAATTATTCCTTTCAATTGCGCTGTGTTCGTTCCACTTCTCTATTCGTTTTTGATGTCTATAGCTTGAAATCTTTCTTCATTTGTTtctgaaaaatgatatttaggGTTTATGTGGGATCTTTTCTTGTATGATTTATCTGTGAAAATTAGGTTTTGccgaaatttgatttgattttttttactggTATGAGTTTTCCTGTAATTGTTTATTCGGTTTTGATGAATCGAGAATCATTAGGAATTGATTATTACCTTAGAAATGAATGGTTTATTTTGGATctgatttctatttttttatgctCTACGGTTTAATTTGTTCAAATGGATGgagatcaatttgatttttgtaGGGTTTTGAGGTTGTTTATCGATTTGATTTTTATAGGGTTGTAAGGTTGATTattgttgtgacgtgattttaattttgtttgtttttgaatatagGACCTGCAAGATGTTACCGTCAGATTAAGAACAAGCCGTACCCCAAATCTCGTTTCTGCCGGGGTGTTCCTGATCCCAAGATCAGAATTTACGATGTCGGCATGAAGAAGAAGGGTGTGGATGAGTTTCCTTTCTGTGTCCATCTTGTCAGCTGGGAGAAAGAGAATGTGTCAAGTGAGGCACTCGAGGCGGCTCGTATTGCTTGCAACAAGTACATGACTAAGTTTGCTGGAAAGGATGCTTTCCACTTGAGGGTTAGGGTTCACCCTTTCCATGTTCTCAGGATTAACAAGATGCTTTCCTGTGCTGGAGCTGATAGGCTTCAGACTGGTATGCGTGGTGCTTTTGGAAAGCCACAGGGTGTCTGTGCTAGGGTTGCTATTGGACAGGTGCTTCTCTCGGTCCGTTGCAAGGACAGCAATGGACAGAATGCTCAGGAGGCTCTTCGTAGGGCTAAGTTTAAGTTCCCTGGCCGTCAAAAGATCATTGTCAGTAGGAAGTGGTAAGTATTTGCTGTATCGGATTTTTGGTCTATTACTTCAATATGTGATTTGACTCTAACTGTTGTTTTTAAATTCTTGTTCAGGGGATTTACCAAGATTGATCGCAATGATTATTTGAAGTTGAAATCAGAGAACAGGATTCTGAATGATGGTGTTAATGCTAAGGTAATATGAAGCtccattttaattttgtatactCATGTATTTTGGTGCTGCGCTGCTAAGAATGTGTTCTTCTGTTGATTCGAGTCATTCTAGTTATTGGAATATCTTGTTGACTAGTCTAATTTGTGAACTTAATCTGTTATGATCAATAATTGTGGCCTTTTGACTTATAATTTATTTGTATGGCTTTGCAGCTTCTTGGATGCCATGGACCACTGGCTAACCGTCAACCTGGAAGAGCTTTTATCAATGCTAGCTGCAATGCTTAGGAGCTTCTCTGTAGTTTTGAAATATTAGAATTTGGATTACTTTGGTTTTGCAAGAACGATTTTGAATGTTATTGtctgcattttattatattgttaaaCTGAGCTCTATTTTTATCTGTTTTGAAGACAATCTGGAATTGATGTTTAATGTTATATTTTGTTATGGTTTACATACTGTTGTGGTTTACATACTGTTTTTAATCTAAAGTCAGATTTGAGGATGGTTAACAATCAACTTTTTTGATATATTAATCTTTTTATGAttgtcaaaaataaaataaaataaatcttttTATAATTGGTTTGTTTTGTCGAAATCAAATCTAAACATACTAGTCATGTAGTGATCACttagctttttttttttcaaagtttaATGTTCTTGCTTGGTTTTATTTGCCCCTCTGTAGTTGAAATAGAGTTTCTATATGATGGTTTTAACACGTTAATAATTCATGCTTTTTTGATGTCACTACTCACGCACCATAGGAAAGTTTCAGATTCAACTGAGAAAATGATAGAATAGAAGAGTTTCAGATTCAACTGGGAAAATTGGGAAAATGATAGAATAGAAGAAGAATCAGAGAAAACTCAAAATCAAATGGTCCCACTAGCTTTTTAAACAATATGAACAAACTAAATTTATATTGATAACATTTTTTCAATGTTGAAGTGTGCGGCCACCCAACGGTTCCAGGTTTGTTCTTTTCTTGAAAGACATACCTTACCGTGGAcaatttctatttctatttcagCAGGATTCAAATTCGATGGCTACAACCCTAATAGTACTCAAATATTGATTCATAAAAGGAAGATTGTAAAATAAATTCCAATCACAAGAATAACTCTAAGAAggcataaatattcaaataagaTTCCACCAATTCCTATGTCATCATATATGTGCACTCATTGAAACTTTTCCCTTCATTTCACCACATTTAATCCTATCAAAATTAATTTACCAAATAATtccaaaatttttcttcaattaaTGGCACTATCCAATGTGGCATAGACCTCACCCGATTCTAGGCATAGATCCCAATATGGCACGCCTTTAATAAAACACAGGTCATTGTGCCCGTTACGTGTCATAGAGGAGAAATAGGCAGTCTCTTAGAAGGCTGGGGCTATTAAGGACATTGGACCTCTTTAGTTAATTTCTATATTTGGATCTTAGGTTATATGGGCTCAGGATATATGTTTATATGTACTATATGTATTCTTATCAATTAATTCAATTCAGATTTTactattcattttcttttcaaatttcgCTTCCTGCCTCCAtgacatcatcttcattctcAACCAAGCTCGGGTTGTAATATGGTATCAGTGTATAAACCctagtttttttctttctttccgcACTCATCTTCTTCTCCCTCATCATGTCCTCTTTCTCTGACGAAGAACGACCTAAAACCACAACCGCAACTCCATCAAAACCAGATGATCCAAGCCTCAATCCAAGAAACCCTTATTATCTTCATCCAGGAGAAAACCCAGGCGCCACCATTGTTTCTCCCCCTTTAGACGACAACAATTATCACAATTGGAGCAAATCCATGCGCAGAGCTTTAACATCAAAGAACAAGATCAATTTCATCAATGGCGTTCTTCTCAAACCGGCTTACACAAACCCTGATTTCGAGCTTTGGGATCGTGCTAACAGCATGGTCCTTTCTTGGATCAATCGGACGCCGTCTCCTCATATTGCACAAAGCACTATTTGCTTCgattcaacatttgatctttGGGAAGATCTACGAGAAAGATTTACGAAAGGTAACCACTTTCGTTTTTCTGACCTTCTACGCGATTTACACTCCATACAACAAGGAGATCGTTCTTTATCTACCTACTTTACGAATCTTAAGATTCTTTGGGATGAGCTTGAAGATCTACGACCAACACCATCTTGTTCTTGCCCTACACCATGTACATGTGATCTTGCTAAGGCTGTGCGTACCTACAAGCACATGGAATATGTTACCTGCTTCCTCAAAGGACTCAATGATTCATACCATAGTGTTCGTACTCAGCTACTTCTTATGGATCCCCTTCCCAACATCAGCAAAGTTTACTCATTGatagcacaacaacaacaaaccccTATCCCTTCCACTAATCCAACAGTTTTATATGCCAACTCTGCGAATAAACCAAAAGCCAAACCTACCTCTAAAACCCCAATGCTATGCACAAATTGTAGCAAAACCAATCACACCATTGATAATTGCTATTTTAAGCATGGCTTCCCTCCCGGATATCGTTCAAAGAACTCTAAAGCTGCAGGAGATTCCAAGACACCTACTGCTTCAGATAAGGAACTCTCTATCTCCAAGGAGGATTATCAACATCTCATTCATCTCTTACAGCAATCCAGGAAGGGCAACCAAAACCCTAAAGCCAATTCATCAGAGACTGCAGTAATCTCAGGTATTGCTTCCTCAGGTAATTTCCTTCATAACATGTCTGCTTGGATATTAGACTCAGGTGCATCCCATCATGTTTACCCTTTTATTCATATCCATTCCTCCTGTTAGTATACATCTCTCTAATGGTACTGCTATGTATGCCAAATATTGTGGTTCCATTATTTTTGATGATAAATTTCAGCTGCACAATGTATTCTATATGCCTAAGTTTACATTCAGCCTTATCTCCCTGTCCAAACTCTGCTTAACATCACCCTACACCATCACATTCTCACACACTTCCTGTTTCATACAGGATGTGTGTACCAAGCAAACGATTGGACGGGTGACACATCACAATAATCTCTACATTTTGGACAGATTACCCATACAACATGTTAATTGCAATTTCCATTAGAAATAGCACTACTTTGACTTGTAATTCCAATTTATGGCATCATAGGTTAGACCATCCTTCATTTGATGTTTCGCAATCCATGTGTAAACAATTCCCTATTATCAAAAGTTCTAAGATTTCTAATTGTCATACTTGTCATTTATCCAAACAGACTAAACTTCCTTTTCCTATAAGTCATTCTTTTACTACTAAATGCTTTGAACTTGTCCATATGGATATATGGGGGCTTATCTCCCATCCCTCTATGGATGGTTATCATTATTTCTTAACTGTTGTTGATGACttttttagatatacttggaccCTTTTAATGCATAATAAAGCTGAAACTAGATTGCACATTAGGAACTTCATCACTTATtgacaaaatcatttttcatgcACCATTAAGACCATTAgaagtgataatggtatataattCATCATGCCATCCTACTATGCTTCCCTAGGCATTATTCACCAAAGAAGCTGCGTGGAAACACCACAGCAAAACTCTATAGTCGAAAGAAAACATAGACACCATCTCAATGTAACAAGATCTCTTATTTTCCATGCTAATCTCCCTAAATGTTTTTGGTCATATGCCTTATGTCATGCTACTTTCCTAATTAACAGGAATCTGCAGTCCTTTACTACAGAATAACACACCTTTCCAATTATTATTCAAGACTGCACCCTCTTATGCTGATTTAAGAACTTTTGGTTCTCTTGTTTAATTTATGCATCATCTCTTAATAGAAATAGAGACAAACTGGACCCTAGAGCCATTAAGTGCCTATTTTTAGGTTTTCCCATAGGAGTAAAAGGATACCTTCTGTTTAACTTAGATAACAGATCTACATTCATATCTATAAACTGTTTTTTTCATGAAGATATTTTTCCCTATACACCTCATACTTCTCAAACTACTGTCAACACACCCCTTGATTCACATACTTCCACCATTCCATTCTTATTTGATCATATCACTTCCCAAACAGAACCTTTTAATATTCAAGACCCTAATGAAACAGAGCCTTTACATACATCACTTGCTATCCAATCCCCACCTGCTCTGCCCACCACATCTCAAAACATTAATGACAATACCAACACACAGGTCCAACCCTTTATTCCTGTTATTCCTGCCCAAGTTATTCAACCTCAAACTAGAACCTCCACAAGAATTAGGTCTGCCCCTGCATACTTGAAAGATTTTGACTGCAATACTATTTTTTCTTCACCATTATATGACATTTTCAAGTACATATCATATGCACACATATCACCTGCATATTTTTCATATATATCTGCCATAACTACAAATGTCACTCCCAAAAATTACAAAGAAGCTAGCTAACATCATGAATGGATCAAGGCAATGAATGATGAAATTAATGCTCTCACTGCCAACAATACTTGGCAACTAACCACTCTTCCAAAAGGTATacccattggatgcaaatgggtatACAAAATAAAGTTCAACTCCAATGGTACTGTAGAGAGACACAAGGCCAGGTTAGTAGCTCAAGGATTTAACCAAATTCAAGGTATAGATTACTTTGAAACTTTTTCTCCTGTTGCTAAGCTAACTACTGCAATTAATCCTCTCCCTTGCTTCTTCCTTAAATCTTCATCTATTTCAACTTGATGTGCATAATGCTTTTCTTCATGGCAATTTGGATGAAGAGGTTTACATGTCTATGCCTAAAGGCATGAACTCTTCTCACCCAAATGCAGTATGTAAACTTCTTAAATCAATTTATGGCCTCAAACAATCTAGTAGGCAATGGTTTGAAAAGCTTTCTACTGTTTTAACTGCTAACAATTACACATAATACACATTAGACCATTCTTTATTTATACACAACTCCAAAAATTTCTACACATacattttaatttatgttgatgatattttaattgtAGGCAACAACATGGACATTATCCACTATACAAAACAGACATTAAAGACTCATTTTCACATAAAAGACCTTGGACACATGAAGTACTTCTTAGGACTAGAGCTAGCACGCAACAACACAGGAATCAATATTTGTCAAAGAAAGTACACACTAGATCTACTGGACACTGCTGGACTACTTGGCTGCAAACCATCTTCCACTCCTATGACTAGAGATACAAGGCTTACTTCCACTGATGGTATTGCTCTTGAAGATCCAAAGCCATACCGACGGTTGATCGGACAGTTAATATACCTCCTGAA of Vicia villosa cultivar HV-30 ecotype Madison, WI unplaced genomic scaffold, Vvil1.0 ctg.001319F_1_1, whole genome shotgun sequence contains these proteins:
- the LOC131634602 gene encoding large ribosomal subunit protein uL16-like is translated as MLFKFHLRLIFCRERKRAVAMGRRPARCYRQIKNKPYPKSRFCRGVPDPKIRIYDVGMKKKGVDEFPFCVHLVSWEKENVSSEALEAARIACNKYMTKFAGKDAFHLRVRVHPFHVLRINKMLSCAGADRLQTGMRGAFGKPQGVCARVAIGQVLLSVRCKDSNGQNAQEALRRAKFKFPGRQKIIVSRKWGFTKIDRNDYLKLKSENRILNDGVNAKLLGCHGPLANRQPGRAFINASCNA